From the genome of Malus sylvestris chromosome 6, drMalSylv7.2, whole genome shotgun sequence, one region includes:
- the LOC126626941 gene encoding uncharacterized protein LOC126626941: MLEPELCGSRMLSPFRDESGDEELSVLPRHTKVIVTGNNRTKSVLVGLQGVVKKAVGLGGWHWLVLKNGVEVKLQRNALSVLEHPTGNEEDSNLDYSSGSSDHGDKENDFSRCFEFHKHSKPRVRFSRPYVPPSATKSVNRGSYREVQYIQAPQSRVNLGKLGTSSLRRYCRHFNLLSGNSNPTREQLINAAQRHFTSQQMPLDEVSVVTEFVDAARSRKWKQAE, encoded by the exons ATGCTGGAGCCAGAGCTCTGTGGTTCTCGGATGCTATCGCCTTTTCGGGACGAAAGCGGAGATGAGGAACTTTCAGTTCTTCCCAGGCACACCAAGGTTATTGTCACTGGAAACAACAGAACAAAGTCTGTTTTGGTGGGTCTTCAAGGCGTGGTCAAGAAAGCTGTTGGGCTTGGGGGTTGGCACTGGCTG GTTCTGAAAAATGGAGTTGAAGTTAAGCTGCAAAGGAATGCATTGAGTGTGCTGGAACATCCTACAGGGAATGAGGAAGATAGCAATCTTGATTACTCTAGCGGCAGCTCTGACCATGGTGATAAGGAGAATGATTTCT CTAGATGCTTTGAGTTCCATAAGCATAGTAAACCAAGAGTTCGATTTTCAAGGCCATATGTTCCACCCTCAGCAACAAAGTCAGTAAATCGTGGAAGTTATAGAGAAGTTCAATACATCCAAGCACCCCAATCG AGAGTAAACTTGGGAAAACTAGGAACAAGCTCATTGAGGAGGTATTGCAGACACTTCAATCTT TTAAGCGGCAATTCTAATCCAACAAGGGAACAATTGATCAATGCTGCACAACGACATTTTACATCGCagcag ATGCCGTTGGATGAGGTATCGGTGGTCACTGAATTTGTCGATGCTGCCAGGAGTCGGAAGTGGAAACAAGCAGAATGA